GTCGAAGAGTTACTCACAAAATGGACCAATGTGGTTGCACCGATTCACcacaaatgaggaaaaaaccTCACGCACACATGCTGCCTTAACCATGTTCctgtttattttctttttccccccaactGTACAGTACGAACATGGGATAAAACGGAAACGAAGTGGCGAAGACTGCTTTCTGTGTAACGCTAGAGAAAGCGAGCATGCGAGGGAGGAACCTCCTGAAAAGATAAAGTCACACTCGCAACGTGTTATATAATAGCATGCACGCATGAATGTACGTCTGTACATCCACCTAACCGATTTTACACCCCacctacattttttttttttttttttttttgcgctcaCAGATTGCATCGAATCGAGGATATACAAGAACGACAGCAAAAAGGAGTCGCTCCTAATTTTAACCCCCAGGAACACAGGTCTCAGCTTTTATTTAAGGGTATGCTTgagtacaaaaaaggaatagcTAATCAACAAAAGAAGGGATCCCACTCTGCGGAGAtctacatgtatatatgcgcCCCTTTTCATCTACAACGCCGGTAACGCCATTTTCCCCACAGGGTGAAGACGCGGAAATATACGAGTGGTACAACTTGCTAAACAGTTCCATGACgagcaataaaattataagtcaaccgaattttattttttcggaAAGTAACTTTTGGAAAATCGACAGAATATCGGTTGATGTATTTGAGTCGATTGCGGACACGGGCGACATAGTCTTATTCAGGTgatcatttggggggaaggcggcgaaagggagaagaagctaCGAAGCGGAGAAGCAACGTAGCGGAGAAGCAACGAAGCGGAGAAGCGAAGCGCACAGTTGATCGCTTTCGTGCGCTTTTATCcaccccattttgcgcaaaattttaattaaaccACAGACTCAGCTGGTGTGCATCACCTTCTTTCTTCCTTACacccttccttcctttcacccttcctttttttttcgaacgAACAGGTCAAACGTGGCTTCTGCGAAGCTGCAGAGGATCATAACGAGGGGCGAGTATGATCACATCGGCATGATTCTCaggaatgataaaaatggcatattCCTCCTGGAGGCCTTATCCAACATGGTAACGACATTTACATGTATTGTGTAGATCTACGTGGGTAACTACACGAGTGTCAGAGGCTACCCAAATATACAACCACGATTTAGGCACAACATACTGCACTTTCACCTTCGTTCAATCTGTGCACCCTAACTAGGGAATCATCCTAACTCCCTGGGAGCTTTTTAGAAAGAACCGCTGGAACGAGGCCTACACCAGGTTGGTTTATTTCACCCGTATCAACTAATGTGCACAAGGCGGTTATTTCCAAAAGGGGCAAACCATAAGACGCGTGCATTTACCTGTGCCTTTACATGCAAATGGACGCTCAAAGGAGCACGCACTCACTAACACATATGCACGCGCACTCACACACATGCACGCGCACTctcacacacacacacactcaCCTGCGAATTTTTACTTTGCAGAATTGCTCTGAGACGCCTGACCTGGGACAACTCTGAAAAAAATCTTAAAAAGTTGCTACATTTTCTTAAAAACAccatagggaaaaaatataacctcAAGATAATTAATTTTCTGGCCCCCAAAACTGGTGCGTCCTATTTGTGCATATAGCGCCGTAGTccaaacatatttttttttcgctatcTGTACGAATTGGTCTATCCCTTCAGCACGGCGCATTTTGTACCTTTCGATgggtttatatttttgccttttcttttgccTGTGCTTTTTCCGATGCTTTTTCCTGTGCTTTTTCCTATGCTTTTGCCTGTGCTTATgttcacacatttttttttttccccttttttgccccccccCCCGCCGCAGATGACGCCGGCTATTTCTGCTCCGAGCTAATAGGAGAATGCTGGAAGGTAggcatttgaaaaaaaaatggcgcacTGTCTCCATCGCCCCAAGACGAGTTAATTGGGGCATTTACTTCCACCCATGTTTGTGCGCGCATTAAGTTACATGCTTCCCCTTCCCTGGTGAACCACACAGATAATGGGTGTCATTCCTGTAAACACCAAATGCTCGTACATCTGGCCGAGTAAGTTACGAGTGCATGCGCCAACCATGTGGACGCACATTCGAAAGTGCATTCTGCGTGTGACACACCGTGTGTATGGCGCCTCTTATGTTGATTACATGATGCAGTACCTCGATTCATGATCAGTCTGGGATAATATGCACAGTTTTAATGAAGGGAATTTATCTCCCACCcccaaattttgtaaataaaaaaggggagcccTTTTTAATCCACACACCACATAATAGTGAGGCAAAACGACCCCTTCCTCGTTTAGGCAATTTTTCCGAAAAGTTCGAAGAGAAAATGAAGTTACAGGAAGGCTGCCAGCTAAATAATGAGCTATGCATAGACTTCACCCTGTGAGCATTTTGGCGAGAGCATCCCAATAATTGGCCATTCCGGGGGGACTCTCCCAATCCTTCCAtgtcttcccattttggcatACCACCATTTCGTGCACCCCTATGTCGCTTAAAGTGGGCATTTGTCTAGGCATGTGCCAAGGATGTGTCCACAAATGCACGTTtatctttctttcttttttttttctttcttcctttctttcttNNNNNNNNNNNNNNNNNNNNNNNNNNNNNNNNNNNNNNNNNNNNNNNNNNNNNNNNNNNNNNNNNNNNNNNNNNNNNNNNNNNNNNNNNNNNNNNNNNNNNNNNNNNNNNNNNNNNNNNNNNNNNNNNNNNNNNNNNNNNNNNNNNNNNNNNNNNNNNNNNNNNNNNNNNNNNNNNNNNNNNNNNNNNNNNNNNNNNNNNNNNNNNNNNNNNNNNNNNNNNNNNNNNNNNNNNNNNNNNNGTTcgaaagagggggaaaaaaaacacttaacGAGTTACGCGCAAATTGTAGTGTATTGCCTttacgtggaaaaaaaaaaaaaaaaaaaaaacagtctCTACATTCCTGTACCGCATCCCCCAATTgcgtttccccttttcaagagaaaaaagaagaagcggaaaaataGCAATGTTACCTACCTGCATAAAACTCCCATACCGCATCGCACACTTGGTGACACACATTGCTGCGTTTGCTCCTTAGAAGGAAGATTCAAATCACTCAGTCACATGTTAAACCTGGGGAGGCACACCAAAGCGGTCGAACGGGCATATCGCACCTGCACCTGCACCTGCACCTACACCCGCCCCTACACCTCCACGCGCAAAGAAGACAGCGAGGTAGGGAAAAAATCCTAAATAGGGAGCAACGGAAAGGAACGAGCAACCTAAGGAGAGCAAAAATGGTCTCGGGGGTCAAAGTGTCAGACGAATGCATCTACGAATTTAACAAGCTGAAAGTGAAGCACCTGCACAAGTACATACTTTTTAGAATCGAAAATTGCGAGGAAATCATTGTAGATTTGTTGCAGCAGGATTCAGATTTGAAATCCTTCGAGGATATTATAATGGACATCAGAAACAATTTGAAATCGACGGAATGTAGATACATCATCGCAGGTGAGTCTGCACAAGTGACCAGGTGGAAGCTCCCCCAAGCGCGCATCCCCGCGCTAGGCTTACTGCATGCTAATTGGGGCAACCATCTAGTAACGTTCCCCTCCCTGTTACACCTTTTTATGACCCTTTTTATGACACTTTTTatgtccctttttatgcacccctttttatgcCCACCTTTTTATGCCCCTCTTCACCCCCCTACAGATATGCCTATCCACACCCCTGAAGGCGTACTGCGGAACAGaatttacttcattttttggtcCCCCGATTCTGCCAAggcgaaggagaaaatgctCTACGCAGCATCCAAAGAATCGCTGGTCCAAAAAATCAATGGCATTTTCAAAAGCCTAGAAATAACATGCGACATAGAAGAATTTGAGGAGGAGCTGCGGGCTATCATGCTAAACACATGAATGGACTCATCGGGGTATCGCCCCACATCTCAATACAAAATGATTAGTGGTGCCACGGTGAGCGATTCTCACGTAGCATTGTCAAAGGTTGATTtgtccttaaaaaaaaaagtttaactTATCCACAACAGGAAGTTGTAATAACGATGGTGGTGATTACCACTACGTTCAGCGTGCTCGTGTGTACTATCGTGTCACCCACTTTGAACGTGCTTACCCTTCAGTTGTTACGAAAGGGGTCCTCGTGAATGCAAAGATGTGGAGGAGTAGGTCTACACACGTTGGATCCTATGCGGTGCCGTCTgtttcctccccattttaGTTAATcaagaatatattttctgcgcaaagtgaaaaaaaaaaaaaaaaatagaacaaacTAGAACAACGTAGAACAAAGTAGAACAATGTAGAACAAACAACGCGCTGCATTTTTTAGCGAGACTGCGCACTCTTTGCACAGTTGCCCCAGGCGAAGTTACCATCTTGGTGCATCACGTGGTCctcaagtttttttttgtgcattccCCTTTTAGACTTTTTATCCAACACACTCTGTCTCATTTTATGCTTCACATTCATTGCGATGGATTCTAGCATCTGGAGAGTTGGGgacagagggggggggtagTGCACGGGTACACCGGTGCAGAAATGGGTAGGTAAAACTACAGCGCAGGGGTGGCTTTTTCCGGGTGGCCATTCGGATAAGCACGGAAGTACGTATCTCTAAATCCGTGCGCATTGAAGGGGCACTTCCATAAGTGGAGAAGCTTCCATATGTGGAGAAGCCCACATGCGCATGGCCGTGGCGGCCCACACGcattttctcctcttcaTTACGCAAGAAAATccgggcaaaaaaaaaggcagataCTTGCTAAACTTTATGCCCTTAATTTTGTGGATTCGGAACAGTATGTATAGGAACTGGAAGGCCAGGAACACtctgtaaaaaaatggggcacgTAAAAAGGAGGGCTGAACGCAACTGCCAGGAGTGAGGGGTTGAACAGATTTGCCAGGAGCGACTGGTTGAACAGGTTTGCCAAGAGCGAGGGGCTGAACAGGCTTTCCAACTGATGTTCCTGCCCCCCTGTGCACATcgctcctcctccccctcacGTACAAATTCAGGGAAAAGCTGAAAATGGTGGTGGCCAACATGCGCCCATTAGCTCCATTAAACGTGCTGACTACGTAAGAAAATATTCCTGAACATGTGAGAAGCAGTTTCATATTATGaatgtgtactttttttgtccctatGTGAATGTAGGGATAGGTTGGAGCGTGTATCTTCCTCCCTCTCTCTTGTGAACATACgcccatttgtgtgcacaACTTAACCGCAAAAGGAGAGGACGGACACGCAGCTGAAGGTTACGACGTTGGCTTCAGGTGGGGAACGGGTAGGAGTTTCATTTCGCGAGGGAAACACACCAACGatgaaatgagaaaataaatagaCATGCGTATGGCGCACATGTATGCGCGTAGACCTAGACGAGTGGTTCCCACGTAGACTCGCCCAGGAACACAGGCTGGAACGGAAACGCTGTGATGGCGTTCCTGTCTGTTACTTAAAAATAGGCCAGTGCTCAGGGGATTCCACTTATgccctaaaaaaaaaaaaacaatacatAAACTTGTTCCTTTTACCATGCGGGGTGCCAAAGCTGAAGGCACATGCAATGCACACATTGACCCACCTGCACTCCCTTTTTGGTCATTTAAGAACAAATGCGTGGAatctacaaaaataaaataaatagcaAATAATGAATGGCAAACAATGAATAGCAAACAATGAATGGCAAACAATGAATGGCAAATACTGACGAGGGAACTTCCTCCCAAGTTGCCAACTCCAAAGACACGCATAACCCACTCGCACACCGCGCAGAATTAAATTACTTTGAAAAATGgttgaggaaaataaaaaggttaaCACTTGCGCTATTATTATAACTAGCCAAAGACCTGCGATCCGTTAAGGCGGCAATGGTGAAAAGGTGCGGAATCGCCAAGCTTGTGCGCTTGTTGACATGGGTATCACGCTGACATGAGTAACACGTTGGAATGAGTAACGCGTTGGAATAAGTAACACGTTGCATCCCCGCCCCCTCTCAATCTACACGAAACAGAAACGAACCAGATGTAAggcaaaataatttgtacACTCTTGAACTCCTTAAATTGTCTGCGAACAGTGTGCTCTGCGGAAAGGGGTAAGGGGTGAAGGGGGGTCTCCAAATGGGGCATGCGAGCATATCGGGGGAATGGCCCTTGAACAGCGGCCCTTTTGGAGGCAGTTCATGGGGAGGTAGCCCATTTGGGGGTACCCCACCCATTTTACGACCCCCCTTACCATCAAAAGACTTATGGCCACCACTATAGAGCCAACTAGGATGAGCGTAATCGAAGCATTTTCAATACAACTTTGCAGAGAGCTCatgtcatccttttttttcttttcaattttgttttcatacTTTGGGGTGGAGTTATAGAACAAATAATTCAGCATCATCGTGTCTTTCGCCAGTTggacagaaaaggaaaggaattgaaaaaaaaaaaaaaaaaaaaaaaaacaaggaaaaaaggaaaagtggaaaacaaaattggacGTAGGCACAATAACGCAAAGTTTTGATACTCCTTAACAATTGAAGCACCCCTTTGGAGAAACAACCTTTTAACAAGCTCGCACAACAGAAGCGAATCCGGTGAGAT
The window above is part of the Plasmodium cynomolgi strain B DNA, chromosome 11, whole genome shotgun sequence genome. Proteins encoded here:
- a CDS encoding hypothetical protein (putative), with translation METAAKDGCNHVMQNDENKQVIQLCGVLNYSWKFHIKLKICLRVQEYLDFSDDFVFCSTCHNFSPYHKEGYLEKRCSNSWFGYSKRWFLLKNKKLYYFKSKESLRPSGVLDLELIHMDINYEHGIKRKRSGEDCFLCNARESEHAREEPPEKIKSHSQHCIESRIYKNDSKKESLLILTPRNTGLSFYLRGEDAEIYEWYNLLNSSMTSNKIISQPNFIFSESNFWKIDRISVDVFESIADTGDIVLFRSNVASAKLQRIITRGEYDHIGMILRNDKNGIFLLEALSNMGIILTPWELFRKNRWNEAYTRIALRRLTWDNSEKNLKKLLHFLKNTIGKKYNLKIINFLAPKTDDAGYFCSELIGECWKIMGVIPVNTKCSYIWPSNFSEKFEEKMKLQEGCQLNNELCIDFTL
- a CDS encoding actin depolymerizing factor (putative), with product MVSGVKVSDECIYEFNKLKVKHLHKYILFRIENCEEIIVDLLQQDSDLKSFEDIIMDIRNNLKSTECRYIIADMPIHTPEGVLRNRIYFIFWSPDSAKAKEKMLYAASKESLVQKINGIFKSLEITCDIEEFEEELRAIMLNT
- a CDS encoding hypothetical protein (putative), yielding MMLNYLFYNSTPKYENKIEKKKKDDMSSLQSCIENASITLILVGSIVVAISLLMSTLFADNLRSSRVYKLFCLTSGLWLVIIIAQVLTFLFSSTIFQNSTHLFLNDQKGSAGHKWNPLSTGLFLTNVVTFSCVSVLSFCGIFSYVVSTFNGANGRMLATTIFSFSLNLVFLAFQFLYILFRIHKIKGIKFSKYLPFFLPGFSCMLESIAMNVKHKMRQSVLDKKSKRGMHKKKLEDHVMHQDENIFLIN